One stretch of Methanocellales archaeon DNA includes these proteins:
- a CDS encoding phosphopantetheine adenylyltransferase, whose translation MKVAVGGTFEPLHDGHKALLKRAYELGDVFIGLTSDELAKHRYREVCPYEERKRCMKRYIQGEFNSQANIQKLNEPYGPTISEHFDYIVVSPETYPVAREINRIRKEEGLRPIEIVKINFVLAQDGKPISSTRIKNGEIDEHGVLLR comes from the coding sequence ATGAAAGTTGCTGTCGGAGGGACGTTTGAGCCCTTGCATGACGGGCATAAGGCGTTGCTCAAAAGGGCATACGAACTTGGCGATGTTTTCATCGGATTGACCTCTGATGAGTTGGCAAAGCATCGCTATAGAGAGGTATGCCCATATGAGGAAAGAAAGAGATGCATGAAGCGGTATATCCAAGGAGAGTTTAATTCGCAGGCAAATATCCAAAAATTAAACGAACCCTATGGACCGACCATAAGCGAGCATTTCGACTACATAGTCGTATCGCCAGAGACTTATCCTGTTGCAAGGGAGATCAATCGAATTAGAAAAGAGGAAGGTCTTCGACCGATTGAGATAGTCAAAATAAATTTTGTGTTGGCTCAAGATGGAAAGCCAATTTCCTCTACCAGAATCAAAAATGGCGAAATTGACGAACATGGCGTTTTATTAAGATAA